One window from the genome of uncultured Umboniibacter sp. encodes:
- the rsmI gene encoding 16S rRNA (cytidine(1402)-2'-O)-methyltransferase, whose protein sequence is MTQALTPTLYIVATPIGNLNDITLRAIDTLKQVEFIAAEDTRHTRRLLSHFEIETSVISFHDYSSEESARKLLERIVSGDNCALVSDAGTPLISDPGYRLVSLAPEYGVTVSPIPGACALIAGLSAAGLPSDRFCFEGFLPAKPLQRQKRLASLASETRTLVFYEAPHRIEALLLDMQAEFGEQREVVLGRELTKTFETITRGSLSELIEFTSADSNQRRGEFVVMVTGENNVQLFDDKAKDTFRLLNEELPPKKAAKIAAQIHGVNAKDIYQWSLTKNS, encoded by the coding sequence TTGACACAAGCTTTAACACCGACACTTTACATCGTAGCGACACCTATCGGCAATCTGAATGATATCACGTTACGAGCAATTGACACCTTGAAGCAGGTCGAATTTATCGCTGCGGAAGATACTCGTCATACACGTCGGCTCCTCTCGCACTTCGAAATCGAGACCTCCGTCATAAGCTTTCATGATTATTCCTCAGAAGAATCCGCTCGTAAATTACTTGAACGTATAGTAAGTGGCGATAATTGTGCGCTAGTTAGCGATGCGGGTACACCACTAATTTCTGACCCAGGCTACCGTTTAGTTAGTTTAGCTCCTGAGTATGGCGTGACGGTTTCGCCGATCCCTGGAGCGTGTGCTTTGATTGCTGGTTTAAGCGCTGCGGGGCTGCCATCAGATCGATTTTGCTTTGAAGGTTTTCTTCCCGCTAAGCCATTACAAAGGCAAAAACGCCTCGCGTCGCTCGCCAGTGAAACGCGTACGCTTGTATTTTATGAAGCCCCTCATCGAATCGAGGCGCTGCTATTGGATATGCAGGCAGAGTTCGGCGAACAACGTGAGGTAGTTCTCGGTCGTGAACTTACCAAAACGTTTGAAACTATTACTCGTGGCTCGCTCTCGGAGTTAATTGAGTTCACCTCAGCGGATTCGAATCAGCGCCGCGGTGAGTTCGTTGTGATGGTGACCGGAGAGAATAATGTTCAGCTATTCGATGATAAAGCGAAGGATACCTTCCGGTTGTTGAATGAAGAATTGCCGCCAAAAAAGGCTGCAAAGATCGCCGCGCAGATTCATGGCGTGAACGCTAAGGATATCTACCAATGGAGCTTGACCAAGAATAGCTAG
- a CDS encoding penicillin-binding protein activator: MYSSVIRSTAILLLIGIIVGCAPTSNPVVPSVAEELVELDITNELNELPDLSISEQLESALALTPHLNAANSQSFDTFLIEWQSTFLNNTDQSRLVFIQAAIANAQGRHADSAAFYNTAALRPAIQLTNAVAIDINQRSAISFELVGQYYNAAYAVFVQCSLSPSNECDQRIIQLLLEEEVQVIEESKTESTSWNKWITLTLLLADSRTSLDKQGEALTSFIEVNPDLFFNDTPELISQLIELSMLPPPRTAVLLPLSGPLSAFGSAIQDGIILSHYNMSAAGGRVSSIDFYDSNNDDFIALYLDVADRYDLIIGPLLKDRVAQIAALEQVTTTPTLLLNSYDLVSDNEQLFSFSLNSSEDGAEVARMIYNRGYRQPLVLLPAGKNNDEIKHSFESAWLDQLSDESSPHTVELALARLTVGSQFATEIASALHVDKSRARARAISRALQLPVESEDRRRQDIDSIFISGTPIEARQIKPQIDFNHGNDLDVFASSRVYSGEANQTRNQDLNGVFVSVAPWSVFHEDGSNALIFSSAEGQPALQALMALGADSMIVGTRLNYLHLVPGTRLPGYTGKLSVSEDRSVSRRLSWGVYQNGALIPLADGEK; this comes from the coding sequence ATGTACTCGTCAGTTATCCGAAGCACTGCAATCCTATTGTTAATCGGCATTATCGTTGGGTGTGCGCCAACAAGCAATCCTGTCGTTCCTAGCGTTGCTGAAGAACTAGTCGAGCTAGATATAACTAACGAACTCAATGAATTACCCGACCTCTCTATAAGTGAGCAGCTTGAGTCAGCATTGGCACTTACACCTCACCTTAACGCCGCTAACAGTCAGAGCTTTGATACCTTCCTAATTGAATGGCAAAGTACCTTCCTTAATAACACAGATCAAAGTAGATTGGTTTTCATCCAAGCGGCTATCGCCAATGCTCAAGGGCGACATGCTGACTCCGCTGCATTCTATAATACAGCGGCATTACGGCCAGCTATTCAGCTCACCAACGCCGTAGCAATTGATATCAATCAGAGATCCGCTATAAGTTTTGAACTGGTAGGGCAATATTACAATGCCGCTTACGCCGTCTTCGTTCAGTGCTCACTATCGCCTTCAAATGAATGTGATCAACGGATTATTCAACTTCTGCTAGAAGAGGAAGTTCAAGTTATCGAAGAGTCCAAAACTGAAAGCACTAGTTGGAACAAATGGATCACACTAACTCTACTACTCGCTGATTCAAGGACGTCACTCGATAAGCAGGGCGAAGCCCTAACTAGCTTTATTGAAGTCAACCCTGACCTGTTCTTTAATGATACGCCCGAACTCATCTCGCAATTGATTGAACTGTCAATGCTACCCCCACCTAGAACCGCGGTCCTGCTACCGCTTAGCGGACCGCTTTCAGCCTTCGGTAGCGCTATTCAAGATGGCATTATTCTCTCACACTACAATATGAGTGCCGCCGGTGGCCGCGTCTCTAGCATTGATTTTTATGATAGTAACAACGACGACTTTATCGCACTCTATTTAGACGTTGCTGATCGTTACGATTTAATCATCGGCCCACTTCTAAAAGATCGAGTCGCCCAGATTGCCGCGCTTGAGCAAGTGACTACCACACCGACACTGTTGCTCAATAGCTACGATCTAGTTAGTGATAATGAGCAGCTTTTTTCGTTTAGCTTGAACTCATCCGAAGACGGAGCCGAGGTCGCTCGGATGATCTACAACAGGGGCTATCGCCAACCATTAGTGTTATTGCCGGCAGGCAAAAATAACGACGAAATTAAGCACTCCTTCGAATCAGCCTGGCTCGACCAGTTATCTGATGAAAGCTCCCCACACACGGTTGAACTGGCCTTAGCTCGATTAACGGTTGGGAGCCAATTTGCCACTGAAATCGCGAGTGCACTTCACGTTGACAAATCACGAGCGCGGGCTAGAGCAATTTCACGCGCGTTGCAGCTGCCCGTTGAATCGGAGGATAGACGCCGTCAGGATATTGATAGTATTTTCATTAGCGGCACCCCAATCGAAGCGCGCCAAATCAAGCCTCAGATTGACTTCAATCACGGTAACGATCTTGATGTTTTCGCGAGTAGCCGAGTCTATTCTGGCGAAGCCAACCAAACTCGCAATCAAGACCTTAATGGCGTTTTCGTCTCAGTCGCTCCATGGTCCGTTTTCCACGAAGACGGTAGCAATGCGCTTATATTTTCCTCGGCGGAGGGCCAGCCAGCACTGCAAGCACTCATGGCATTGGGTGCGGACAGTATGATTGTTGGCACGAGATTAAACTACCTCCACCTTGTACCCGGGACTCGATTGCCCGGTTACACCGGCAAGCTTAGTGTTAGCGAAGATCGCTCTGTATCACGGCGGTTAAGTTGGGGAGTATACCAGAACGGCGCGCTGATCCCGTTGGCCGATGGGGAAAAATAG
- a CDS encoding YraN family protein has product MGKNSVAKGAEYEAHIAQYLTENGVDIVTTNYRCRYGEIDIIASSQESLIFVEVKYRSANTFGRPEDYLTSAKQQKLIKAAHHFLCENQEYQNQPLRFDLITNENKEITWIRNAIDCESSWI; this is encoded by the coding sequence ATGGGGAAAAATAGCGTCGCTAAAGGCGCTGAATATGAAGCTCATATTGCGCAGTATTTGACTGAAAATGGCGTTGATATCGTCACCACTAATTATCGTTGTCGCTACGGTGAAATTGACATAATAGCGAGTTCGCAAGAATCGCTTATTTTTGTCGAAGTCAAGTATCGCTCCGCGAATACGTTCGGTCGTCCAGAAGACTACCTAACCTCCGCAAAACAGCAGAAATTAATTAAAGCAGCCCATCACTTTTTATGTGAAAATCAAGAATATCAGAATCAACCACTCCGGTTTGATCTCATAACTAATGAAAACAAAGAGATCACTTGGATAAGAAATGCTATTGATTGCGAGTCATCATGGATTTAG